A region from the Arachis ipaensis cultivar K30076 chromosome B01, Araip1.1, whole genome shotgun sequence genome encodes:
- the LOC107613082 gene encoding probable amino acid permease 7 has protein sequence MELKDSFQVSRIGDAYDDDGHPKRTGTVKSAVAHIITAVIGSGVLSLAWSTAQLGWIGGPVALLCLAIVTYISSFLLSDCYRTPDPVTGKRNYSYMDAVTNNLGKKRTVVAGFLQFVILYGTCVAYVITTATSMRAILKSNCYHKEGHDAPCNYGDNLYMVIFGAIQIVMSFIPDLHNLAWVSIVAAVMSFTYSFIGLGLGIATVIENGSIMGRVTGISTRTAADKIWLVFQALGDIAFAYPYSVLLLEIEDTLKSSPPENQSMKRASMIAIFITTFFYLCCGCFGYAAFGDSTPGNLLTGFGFYEPFWLVDIANVCIIVHLVGGYQIYSQPIYGAVERWCSRKYPNSGFVAKFHKVKLPLLPRFEINLFRFFFRTIFVITTTVLAILFPYFNEVLGVLGAVNFWPLAIYFPVEMYFKQNKIEAWSNKWIVLNIFSFACFLVTAVGLVGSIQGIVQAKLSSS, from the exons ATGGAACTAAAAGACTCTTTCCAAGTATCAAGAATCGGTGATGCCTACGACGACGATGGCCATCCCAAGAGAACCGGAACCGTGAAGAGCGCGGTGGCTCATATTATTACGGCGGTGATTGGATCCGGCGTTCTGTCTCTTGCTTGGAGCACTGCACAGTTAGGATGGATCGGAGGGCCGGTTGCGTTGCTCTGCCTCGCAATCGTCACATATATTTCGTCGTTTCTTTTATCCGATTGTTACAGGACACCGGACCCAGTAACTGGGAAAAGAAACTACTCTTACATGGATGCTGTTACAAACAATCTTG GTAAAAAAAGGACGGTGGTGGCTGGTTTCCTTCAATTTGTGATCTTGTATGGAACTTGTGTCGCATATGTTATTACCACAGCAACCAGTATGAG GGCGATTCTGAAATCAAATTGTTACCACAAGGAAGGGCATGATGCTCCATGCAACTATGGAGATAATCTGTATATGGTGATATTTGGAGCAATTCAGATAGTAATGTCATTCATACCAGATCTTCACAACTTAGCATGGGTTTCAATTGTTGCAGCAGTTATGTCCTTCACATATTCATTCATAGGACTTGGACTTGGCATAGCAACAGTcatag AAAATGGAAGCATTATGGGTAGGGTAACAGGAATATCAACTAGAACTGCTGCAGACAAAATATGGTTGGTGTTTCAAGCACTTGGCGACATTGCATTCGCTTATCCCTACTCTGTTCTCCTCCTTGAGATTGAG GACACATTAAAGTCTTCTCCACCGGAAAACCAAAGCATGAAGAGGGCATCCATGATTGCAATCTTCATCACAACATTCTTCTATCTCTGTTGCGGATGCTTTGGATACGCTGCGTTCGGAGATTCTACGCCGGGAAACCTGCTCACTGGGTTTGGATTCTATGAGCCTTTCTGGCTTGTTGACATTGCTAATGTTTGCATTATTGTTCATTTGGTTGGAGGATATCAG ATTTACAGTCAACCAATATATGGTGCAGTTGAGAGATGGTGCTCAAGAAAATACCCCAACAGTGGGTTTGTGGCAAAATTCCACAAAGTGAAACTACCCCTATTGCCCCGTTTTGAGATCAACCTCTTCAGGTTCTTTTTCAGAACAATCTTTGTGATCACAACAACTGTACTTGCAATCCTTTTCCCTTACTTCAACGAAGTTCTTGGAGTGTTAGGAGCAGTAAACTTTTGGCCATTGGCCATTTACTTCCCAGTGGAGATGTACTTCAAGCAGAACAAAATTGAAGCATGGAGTAATAAATGGATTGTTCTAAACATATTCAGCTTTGCTTGCTTTCTTGTCACTGCTGTGGGACTTGTGGGGTCCATTCAAGGAATTGTACAAGCCAAGCTTAGTTCAAGTTAA